Proteins from a genomic interval of Coccinella septempunctata chromosome 2, icCocSept1.1, whole genome shotgun sequence:
- the LOC123307628 gene encoding cilia- and flagella-associated protein 45-like, with protein MNNWGRCPSRVRNRQPKSKNPAEHDPKECGHRLKSRLIHQKNKNPKESKELVKVYENDQVRDLVVPERNPTDLAGIWPKSEFNRLQKQSRVMTIEEKKAMIEEMEKKKQEELRASEMRKEALAKAQVHQDLNLGGKLSNVEMEAQKKSEYLLERSHELLNEQDDRVKVANCIILATKCRAIRNAQIKEKELIKKQLQQEEMRLDDMMEQARQKALKEDEKKAELEEHKNKRYGKEIKQQIKDNEVEKLLEAEKIEEESRLLNRALIAMRKEEEEKVREHKENQKRVREELHQANLDLERYKLVQKEEQRIADLRIQEFMRQKAAREEAREAELAMIKAAKEKEIARLRAQQQRAQDKQALMDEMQAIRIQEEVERAWREKEKQAAIKKAEDIQALHEARSRQISDIRTAQAIAIARDEAAFHKVAKVQQELFEKDQKKRAERKDMNFKHRKDILKQINEKERERINQIKEKFEDGKAFRLSQEVHDTQISEYIKTKVNRLRQVALPERYITDIERQLKLRE; from the exons atgaataattggGGAAGGTGTCCTTCAAGGGTTAGAAATCGACAGCCGAAATCAAAAAATCCTGCCGAACACGA TCCTAAAGAATGCGGTCACAGACTAAAGAGCAGATTAATAcaccaaaaaaataaaaatcctaaAGAATCCAAAGAGTTGGTGAAAGTATATGAGAATGATCAAGTGAGGGATCTGGTTGTTCCCGAAAGGAATCCTACGGATTTGGCGGGAATATGGCCGAAGAGTGAATTTAATAGACTTCAGAAGCAGTCCCGG GTAATGACGATTGAAGAAAAGAAGGCAATGATTGAGGAAATGGAAAAGAAGAAACAAGAAGAACTTCGAGCTTCCGAAATGAGAAAAGAGGCTTTGGCTAAGGCTCAAGTGCATCAAGATTTGAACTTGGGTGGCAAACTATCTAAT GTTGAAATGGAGGCGCAAAAGAAGAGCGAGTACCTTCTTGAAAGATCACACGAACTTCTCAACGAGCAGGACGATAGAGTCAAGGTTGCCAATTGTATAATACTCGCCACAAAATGTAGGGCAATTAGAAATGCACAGATCAAAGAAAAAGAG CTAATCAAGAAGCAGCTGCAACAGGAAGAAATGAGGTTGGACGACATGATGGAGCAAGCCAGACAAAAGGCGCTCAAGGAAGACGAGAAAAAGGCTGAACTTGAGGAACACAAGAACAAAAG GTACGGGAAGGAAATCAAGCAGCAAATAAAGGACAACGAGGTTGAGAAGCTGCTCGAAGCGGAGAAGATCGAGGAAGAGAGCAGATTGCTGAATAGGGCGCTGATAGCGATGAGGAAAGAAGAGGAAGAGAAAGTGAGAGAACACAAAGAGAACCAGAAGAGAGTGAGGGAGGAGTTGCACCAGGCCAATTTGGACCTGGAGAGATACAAGCTGGTCCAGAAGGAGGAGCAAAGAATCGCGGATCTCAGG atACAAGAATTCATGCGACAAAAAGCCGCCAGGGAGGAGGCGAGAGAGGCCGAACTGGCGATGATAAAGGCGGCCAAAGAGAAGGAAATAGCCAGGTTGAGGGCGCAACAGCAGAGGGCCCAGGATAAGCAAGCATTGATGGACGAGATGCAGGCCATTCGGATACAAGAGGAG GTGGAGAGGGCATGGAGAGAGAAGGAGAAACAAGCAGCCATAAAGAAGGCCGAGGATATCCAGGCTCTGCACGAGGCTAGGAGTAGACAGATATCGGATATCAGAACAGCCCAAGCCATAGCGATAGCCCGAGACGAGGCCGCTTTCCACAAG GTGGCGAAGGTTCAGCAGGAACTTTTCGAGAAGGATCAGAAGAAGCGGGCCGAACGGAAAGACATGAACTTCAAACACAGAAAGGACATATTGAAACAGATCAACGAGAAGGAACGGGAGAGGATAAACCAGATAAAGGAGAAATTCGAAGACGGCAAAGCGTTCAGGCTTTCTCAGGAGGTGCACGatacccaaatttcggaatacatCAAGACGAAGGTGAATAGGCTGAG ACAAGTAGCTCTACCCGAACGGTACATTACAGACATAGAGAGGCAGCTGAAATTGAGAGAATAA